In Erigeron canadensis isolate Cc75 chromosome 6, C_canadensis_v1, whole genome shotgun sequence, the following are encoded in one genomic region:
- the LOC122604283 gene encoding uncharacterized protein LOC122604283 codes for MIAVPTLVNTRDFGYVSIPPRFESHDFGSWKERMLLHIVGVEPYLMTILTKGPYVPILVTRTPGATTDAPEIVTELIKPQVQWTDDERRLVNLDARLRNLIINTLPDDIMKSVIKLSFAKKVWDNLCTRFDGTEDVLAAKKIDLNRAYEGFFSLPNENLDGTYNRFKCLLNDMTNAGIEHDILEVCHKFIDSLPIKWQGLRQILHTTKQLKMHDLESLYGTLQFEERALAQNLRAKAESKSSSSTPSHLQDLVNDLDIEERQEMFSDFMQFAFIAGKRYSKKWNSRKSTFSQKPVVDKSQEECWRCGRKDHYKKECNVSIPSLQAAKPSSFSSARPSSVKPADEYKKKYYELRAKMADVEEAKLPAKSLVAEQHDWADSDESEADGEEYVDAICLMALADDQALTKDQVCSSQWVNVTIKKFVESIRADLKTKLNSVSAELSNKNDKLKDLRNVHVELESQKLLNHNLQKSNEELKNKVVDLEKIVISWSKASKLHDQIFNKLMPTQIKAIIGGD; via the exons ATGATTGCAGTCCCTACTCTGGTTAATACCAGAGACTTTGGATATGTCTCCATTCCTCCAAGATTCGAATCTCATGACTTTGgatcttggaaggagagaatgcttctgCACATTGTAGGAGTTGAACCTTACTTAATGACTATCTTAACTAAGGGTCCATATGTACCGATTCTGGTCACCAGGACACCAGGAGCCACTACTGATGCTCCTGAGATTGTCACTGAGCTTATTAAACCACAAGTACAATGGACAGATGACGAGCGCAGACTTGTTAATCTGGACGCTAGATTAAGAAACCTCATTATCAATACACTTCCTGATGACATTATGAAATCTGTCATTAAACTTTCTTTTGCTAAAAAGGTATGGGACAATCTTTGTACCAGATTCGATGGTACGGAAGATGTCCTTGCTGCTAAAAAGATAGATCTGAATCGTGCCTATGAAGGATTCTTTTCTCTTCCAAATGAGAATCTGGATGGCACTTACAATCGCTTCAAGTGTCTTTtgaatgatatgacaaatgctGGTATAGAGCATGATATACTTGAAGTATGCCACAAGTTCATTGACAGCCTTCCAATTAAGTGGCAAGGTTTAAGACAGATACTCCATACTACTAAGCAGCTAAAGATGCATGACTTGGAATCTCTTtatggcactcttcaatttgaagagagagcccTCGCTCAAAACTTGAGAGCAAAAGCTGAATCCAAGAG CAGCTCTTCTACCCCATCTCATCTACAAGATCTTGTCAATGACCTCGATATTGAGGAGAGACAAGAAATGTTCTCAGACTTCATGCAATTTGCCTTTATCGCTGGTAAGAGATATTCCAAAAAATGGAATAGTCGCAAATCGACTTTCTCTCAAAAACCAGTGGTTGACAAATCGCAGGAAGAGTGTTGGAGATGTGGTCGGAAAGACCATTACAAAAAAGAATGCAATGTTTCTATCCCATCCTTGCAGGCAGCGAAGCCCTCTTCTTTCTCTTCAGCAAGACCCTCCTCAGTCAAGCCTGCTGATGAATACAAAAAGAAGTACTACGAGCTTCGTGCTAAGATGGCTGACGTTGAGGAAGCTAAGCTTCCTGCCAAGAGTCTTGTTGCTGAACAACATGACTGGGCAGACTCTGATGAATCTGAAGCTGACGGGGAAGAATATGTTGATGCCATctgccttatggcacttgctgatgATCAAGCACTGACAAAAGATCAAGTCTGTTCCAGTCAGTGGGTGAATGTCACTATCAAAAAG TTTGTTGAATCAATTCGTGCTGATCTTAAGACTAAGCTTAACTCAGTAAGTGCGGAGCTAAGTAATAAAAATGACAAGCTCAAGGACCTGAGAAATGTCCATGTTGAGCTTGAGTCTCAAAAACTTCTTAATCACAATCTTCAGAAATCAAACgaagaattaaaaaataaggtCGTTGACCTTGAAAAAATTGTTATCTCATGGTCTAAAGCCTCCAAGCTTCATGACCAAATCTTCAACAAGCTGATGCCTACTCAAATCAAAGCCATCATTGGTGGAGATTAA